From a region of the Pseudanabaena sp. ABRG5-3 genome:
- a CDS encoding pentapeptide repeat-containing protein, whose product MKSTAFNHSVTAIASSLIASVMTIGMTSSVQAQNADHLKSLLEHHTCQRCELSGITANGVDLRESFLDVADLRQSALSGATLAFSTMYYADFRSADLSNSDLRNTFLINSDLIQANLSGANARNSRWKYIDLTEANLQNANLIDIELVYAKLNRANLSNASLRNASLYGADLTGANLKGADLYRADLTNAIVTNVDLSQANLCRATMPDGTTSMQGCMLQK is encoded by the coding sequence ATGAAGTCAACAGCCTTTAATCATTCCGTGACTGCGATCGCTAGCTCCTTGATTGCTAGTGTGATGACCATTGGTATGACATCCAGCGTGCAAGCGCAAAATGCCGACCATCTCAAGTCTTTATTGGAACACCACACATGTCAGCGCTGTGAACTGAGTGGTATCACGGCAAATGGTGTTGATCTGCGTGAGTCTTTTCTTGATGTTGCTGATCTGCGGCAAAGCGCACTTTCGGGTGCAACATTAGCTTTTAGCACGATGTATTATGCGGACTTTCGGAGCGCCGATCTCAGTAACTCTGACCTGCGAAATACTTTTTTGATTAATAGTGACTTGATTCAAGCCAATCTATCAGGTGCAAATGCGCGGAATAGTCGCTGGAAATATATTGATCTGACTGAAGCCAACTTGCAAAATGCCAATTTGATCGATATCGAGTTGGTCTATGCCAAACTCAATCGCGCTAATCTCAGCAATGCCTCCTTGCGTAATGCGAGCCTCTATGGTGCAGATTTGACAGGTGCAAATCTTAAGGGAGCCGATCTGTATCGTGCAGACCTCACCAATGCGATCGTCACCAACGTTGATCTTAGCCAAGCGAATCTTTGCCGTGCGACCATGCCTGATGGTACAACTTCCATGCAGGGCTGTATGCTGCAAAAATAA